The following coding sequences are from one Nicotiana tabacum cultivar K326 chromosome 1, ASM71507v2, whole genome shotgun sequence window:
- the LOC107823983 gene encoding pentatricopeptide repeat-containing protein At1g31920, producing MVRTSVFHQTPLLIPHEDHAKTPEFNFNLKEQEWIYMIKKSNNMKELKQVHGQILKLGLICSSFCAGSLLATCALSEWGSMDYACSIFGKISDPGSFEYNTVIRGHVKDMNLEEALLWYIHMIEEEVEPDNFSYPALLKVCARFRALKEGKQIHGQIFKFGQDDDVFVQNSLINMYGKCGEIKESCIVFEQMDQRTIASWSALIAAHANLGLWSECLKLFGDLNSERCWRAEESTLVSVISACTHLDALDFGKATHGYLVRNMSGLNVIVETSLIDMYVKCGSLDKGLFLFQIMANKNQMSYSAIISGLALHGRGEEALRIYHEMLKERIEADDVVYVGVLSACSHAGLVEEGLKCFNRMRLEHRIEPTIQHYGCMIDLLGRAGRLDEALELIKGMPMEPNSVLWRSLLSGCRVHQNVELGELAAENLFQLNSRNASDYVMLCNMYAKAKMWEKKAVTRTKMANEGISQVPGSCLVEVNRKMYKFVSQDRSHPCSEEVYEMLHQMEWQLKFEGYSPDTSLVLYDVDEEEKRQRLSTHCQKLAIAFALIKTSQSSPIRIVRNVRMCSDCHTYTKLISMIYEREIVVRDRNRFHQFKDGTCSCKDYW from the coding sequence ATGGTGAGGACTTCAGTCTTTCATCAGACTCCCTTGCTGATACCCCATGAAGATCATGCAAAAACCCCAGAATTCAACTTCAACTTGAAGGAACAAGAATGGATTTATATGATCAAGAAAAGCAACAATATGAAGGAATTGAAGCAAGTCCATGGCCAAATCTTGAAACTTGGATTAATTTGTAGCTCTTTTTGTGCAGGCAGTCTTTTAGCTACTTGTGCACTTTCAGAATGGGGCAGCATGGACTATGCTTGTTCGATTTTCGGGAAAATCAGTGATCCAGGTTCATTTGAATACAATACTGTAATAAGGGGACATGTTAAAGATATGAACTTAGAAGAAGCTCTACTTTGGTATATTCATATGATTGAAGAAGAGGTTGAACCAGATAATTTCTCATATCCTGCACTTCTTAAGGTGTGTGCTCGATTTCGGGCCCTCAAAGAAGGAAAACAGATTCATGGGCAAATCTTCAAGTTTGGACAAGACGATGATGTGTTTGTGCAGAACAGTTTGATCAATATGTATGGAAAGTGTGGAGAAATTAAGGAATCTTGCATTGTGTTTGAGCAAATGGATCAAAGGACTATAGCTTCTTGGAGTGCACTTATTGCAGCTCATGCAAATTTGGGACTATGGTCTGAGTGCCTCAAACTTTTTGGTGATTTGAACTCTGAGAGATGTTGGAGGGCAGAGGAAAGTACATTAGTGAGTGTGATTTCTGCTTGTACTCATTTGGATGCCCTTGATTTTGGCAAAGCCACGCATGGATATCTTGTAAGGAACATGAGTGGTCTCAATGTTATAGTAGAGACTTCCTTAATAGACATGTATGTTAAATGTGGAAGTCTGGACAAAGGGTTGTTTCTCTTCCAAATAATGGCAAACAAGAATCAGATGTCCTATAGTGCCATAATCTCAGGGCTGGCATTGCACGGGCGTGGAGAGGAAGCTCTAAGGATCTACCATGAAATGCTCAAAGAAAGAATAGAAGCAGATGATGTTGTTTATGTAGGGGTTTTGAGTGCTTGTAGTCATGCTGGACTGGTTGAAGAAGGGCTAAAATGCTTCAATAGGATGAGGCTGGAGCATCGGATAGAGCCAACGATTCAGCATTATGGGTGCATGATTGATCTCTTGGGGCGAGCTGGTAGGCTCGACGAGGCTTTGGAGCTCATCAAGGGCATGCCTATGGAGCCAAACAGCGTCTTGTGGAGAAGTCTGCTAAGTGGTTGCAGAGTTCATCAGAATGTTGAGTTGGGAGAATTAGCAGCCGAGAATCTCTTTCAGTTGAACTCGCGAAATGCAAGTGACTATGTTATGCTCTGCAATATGTATGCAAAAGCTAAAATGTGGGAAAAGAAGGCTGTGACTCGGACCAAAATGGCTAATGAAGGGATAAGTCAAGTCCCTGGCTCTTGCTTGGTTGAAGTAAACAGAAAGATGTACAAGTTTGTGTCACAAGATAGGTCACATCCATGCAGTGAAGAGGTCTATGAGATGCTTCACCAAATGGAATGGCAGCTGAAATTTGAAGGGTATTCGCCAGATACATCACTGGTTTTGTATGATGTAGATGAAGAAGAGAAGAGGCAAAGATTGAGCACTCATTGTCAAAAGTTGGCAATTGCATTTGCACTTATAAAAACATCTCAGAGTTCTCCAATAAGGATAGTAAGAAATGTCAGGATGTGTAGTGATTGTCACACATACACTAAACTAATTTCCATGATTTACGAAAGAGAAATTGTTGTTAGGGACAGAAATCGGTTCCACCAATTCAAAGATGGAACCTGCTCTTGTAAAGACTACTGGTGA